A segment of the Aureliella helgolandensis genome:
CGAAGTTCTGCACGTCTCCTTGAGCTTGCGCTTCGATCTTGCCGGCATCCAGCGCCTCGATCTGTCCAATGATTGCTTTGCGTTGCTCAACAGCATCCGCCAATCGCAAGAGAATTGAGCTGCGCTGCTCGAGCGGAAGGGCGGCCCAATCGGCGAACGAAGCGTTGGCAATATCAACTGCTCGATCGACTTCCGCTGTCGTCAATTCTTCAATGTCGGCAATCTTCTCACCCGAGCCAGGGTCGATGGTCGGAATCAGCTCGCCAGAGGCAGCGGGAAAGTTCTTCCCGCCCACGAAGCTCGTTAGCGGGCTACCTTTCAAGAATGCTTCAACTTCGGGTAGCAATTTAATGGCGGTTGAAAGGCTCATGTGAGCAACTCCTGCGAGGATCCAGTGGTTGGGGTAGCATGAAGGCGGTGCCAATATAGCAAGTTGGCAGATCGCTTGCTCGACCTAGTCGACAATCGCCTTGGCGGCAATTTCCGTATAGACCTTGCGAGCTTGATCGTATGCCGCTTTAGCCGATTCTATCTCTTCTTGACGAATTCGTTGACTCTTTTGGCTCCAGCAGACTTCTACCGCATCACGGCACCACTCAGCGCTCCGTCGACTCGCGTGTATGGGCTGATTGTCAACGATCACAAAGATGGGGTTGCTGTGCATTGAAGGCAGTATTCGAAGGGCGACCCAGGACGAATGTGGTATCTCGATATCAAACGTCAGCGATTGGGGAGTTCCGTCCGCTACGATTTGCTGCTCTGCAACGGCCTGTCCGTTGACGATCACCTCGACGGGAACCTGTCGAGTTTCTCCGACCCGGGCACGTTCGAGGTGCCAGTAAGGTTTTTCGTCCAATCGTCGAGCAGCGATCTCGCGTCCGAAAGCATCTCTTTGCTCTGGTAGATAGGCTGCGACGGTGCATTCCACGCGTTGTATTCCGCCTGCGGCAAGATCTATCTGACTTGCTATCGCCTCGGTTGCAGGAACTCCCTCAGGCTTACTCCCCAAGGCTCGGTCCGCAATCGAAAAGCTCAGCAAATGGCTTGCGCCATCTCCCACGTAGCTACGTCCATCCTTCAGCCCTTGCACCCAATCTTGGTACTTGAGTTCGTTGGCCGACTTCAAACCAGGTACTTGGACATAACTGCGTCCCAGGCCGACCCGTTCCCCGTAGATGCAGGGGAAGTCCGTTTCGCCGCTGATTCTGGACCGAAAACCACAATTGAGGGTGTGGTACCAAATGTTCATCTCCCAGATGACTGGGGTGTCCACGGCACTAATGAAATCGCAGACGTTCTGTGTCGCGGCCACGATGAATTCATTGGCGCCGATCCCATCGAAGGGCGGCAGTGCATAGTCTGGTAAACGATCTGCAGCGCGGCTCCCCTCGGTGCTTGCCGCTCCGCCCCATTGATTGGGCAATCCCCCACGCTGTCCATTGGATAGGTAGTCGGGAAGGGCCAGGCCCCAACCGCTGTGGCTATAACCCACCACGCCACCTTGCTCCTTGCCCCATTTCAAAACAGGTAGAGTCCAGCTGGGCCACTCTTCGATGGTCTCTGTTCCGGGATAGTCGTCTTCGCTGAGGTTCAATAGGCACAGATGTCCCGCATGCGAAGAGGGAAAACCACTCACCTCAACGTCGTACCGCATCAAATTGCCAGGCTGCGACATTTCCGAAACCTTGCCATCGAAGTACTGCTTCTGAAAATACCAACAGGGGCCCCAACTCAAGACGCACCCGACGTTTAAGTCCTCTCCAATTAAATGACGCACCATGTCGCGCGGGGTTACACCCTCAGTCGGATTCTCATAGTGCGCGCAACCGGCCGCGTGGACGTGATGGTCCCCAGAGAACCATCCCTGCTTGGCCATATGGATCCAACGTTGCAGCCGGACCTCGAGGCCTTGGGTGGAACTCTCTTGATCGACGACTAAGGAAATGGGAGTCGCAAGGTATTCGGGGCCACGATAGGCGGTGATGTCGTAGGTCCCCGGGGCCAACTGGAGTGTTTCACCATCGCTTCGGTAGACCTGTTCATGGAAGAAGAAATCAGGAGCGAGTCGCCGCGACGGGTTCGGGTAGACGCGTCCCCTACGGTCCTTG
Coding sequences within it:
- a CDS encoding CehA/McbA family metallohydrolase, giving the protein MHMLFLQSYKFPGKVRLPSFNNALSWIGILAIGAVLSPAVHAQQLQPTIPVERQPLEAGVQRVVQALQLAGSPLPSSATELLQQLSESTDDAHVVNEIQKLLDQQCLLVVHINPESRVKVARGPAAAQLDQLGWTNFLVKVVNEAGVTAPLDCSSEQALPMVRRSTSASKPEMKIPPATANRRWLDIAAVTAQPLSPNLSGLPVEYRILQLYSRDAGQREATLAMHVGQGTQDLGFRSELPILFACRPSLQIPLTIRDEDGQPTTCSLLIKDRRGRVYPNPSRRLAPDFFFHEQVYRSDGETLQLAPGTYDITAYRGPEYLATPISLVVDQESSTQGLEVRLQRWIHMAKQGWFSGDHHVHAAGCAHYENPTEGVTPRDMVRHLIGEDLNVGCVLSWGPCWYFQKQYFDGKVSEMSQPGNLMRYDVEVSGFPSSHAGHLCLLNLSEDDYPGTETIEEWPSWTLPVLKWGKEQGGVVGYSHSGWGLALPDYLSNGQRGGLPNQWGGAASTEGSRAADRLPDYALPPFDGIGANEFIVAATQNVCDFISAVDTPVIWEMNIWYHTLNCGFRSRISGETDFPCIYGERVGLGRSYVQVPGLKSANELKYQDWVQGLKDGRSYVGDGASHLLSFSIADRALGSKPEGVPATEAIASQIDLAAGGIQRVECTVAAYLPEQRDAFGREIAARRLDEKPYWHLERARVGETRQVPVEVIVNGQAVAEQQIVADGTPQSLTFDIEIPHSSWVALRILPSMHSNPIFVIVDNQPIHASRRSAEWCRDAVEVCWSQKSQRIRQEEIESAKAAYDQARKVYTEIAAKAIVD